The Leishmania braziliensis MHOM/BR/75/M2904 complete genome, chromosome 28 region TTGCTTGCTTGCTTTTAATACTCCTGTGGCTTCATCGATTACTCGCTTTCATCCTGGACCACCAAATTCCTTGAGCTCACTATTGATTTCTGTAACTGTAAATGCCGAGATGTTGCTACTCGTGGAGGCAGGGCCTGTATGACAAGTTGGTCATACCACGATCATTACTGCGACAACTGTGCTAACGTGTGAGAGAGACCATGAAATGCTGTTCTTAAGCGCCATGGACTCGCGAAGTTTGTGGGGCTACTAACGCTGCTTCATTGAAACAGTGTTGAAGCAACAATGCGCTGGCCTCCACTACATATATCTGCAGCTGATCACAGGGTCTCAAGGTTGTACTCTACAATGTTATCTGCCTTGTCCTCGGCCTTTCTCCGCTGTATATCGACCTCTTTTCCTGCCTGTTTCACATCTCGGTCTGgttctccacctcttcctgTCTCACATGGAAATGCACAAGCACGAGCTGTAGCCGCACTAAAATGAAAGGATGCCTCTTAGAGCTCACGTCTTCTGTGCTCGTCTTGAGCGGTTGTGCTAACCCCTGAACAGAAACGAGACATCACTCCTGCACCTACGTGTTCCGTCGtttgcccttctctctttcgtttcaCCTTTTGCTACGATCTCAACCTTCGATCGCCTGTCTCCGCAGGCCCAACCTCACCGCAACCCGTTCTCCGGTTCTGACTTCCTACAGCGAATGTAGGCTACAAGTTTTCTACCCAACCTCCAAGCCGTCGTGCAATGGGGGCCCTggcccacccacacacacacatacaccctGAGCGACGCAGaacgcacctctctctttttcttgtgtctcctttttccctttacTCTTCTTGAGTCTTTACCGTGTCTGTGGAAATCCTTATTTCTTTCCATTCATCATTCCCTTTGTCTTCCCTCCTTCCGTTAccctgccctcccctctcagGAATCTCTAACAAGGCTGTTGTTTTTCCTCCAAAAAGCTTTTCGACTAACTCTACTGGTGCAGccgtctcttctcttttgaTTTTATTCCCTAAATCGTTTAAGCGCGCGGTGGATTCAACGATGGAAGCTGGAACCTCGCGCCAAGAGTGTCGGAAGAGGAAGCCCTCCAGGTCAGCGATCCACCCGCACTCGCCCTCACTGCCCACCCCAAATTGTTTGACGGAAGACAAGCGCTTTGAAAGCCCGGCGCAGAATGGGACTGCCCTTTCGACAGGCGATGTCACATCGAACTCGCGCAGGCGGGAGTAGGACACGTGGACCACGCAGCACAACTCGGACTGGCTTCTCAATGATGTAGAGCAGATAAGCGGCATTAAGGTCGACTGTGCGGTGCAGAATAAGCAGACTTTTCACGACACGCTTGTGAATCCCGCTCACCAACTGCGAGACCGTCAGTGCGACACCTATGTGAACACCTCGAAGGCGGATATGGAGGCAGCGGTTCTTCTCAGCTGCGTGCTGGGGAACCTCATAAAGATGATCCAGCACTCGCAGTTAACGCTGGAAGGAACGTGAAGCAACTTGGAAAGAGGGGAACCATGAGGCTCTTCGGTCAGCAATTGTACAATGAGATGCTCACCGAAAATTCGCGCCCGCGCGTCCACCTTTATGGTGTCAACCGTGAAGAGCAGTCCAAGTCGTTACCCCTGATggccggtgcggcggtgcaccTCTACGAGGAACCGCAGGTGACAGTTGACAGGTTCATCAAGGCTTCCCTGTGGCACCGTAGCCACGGCGTGAATGAGAAGGTCTTCGCAGAAATGCGCAACGTCTTCTTCAAGGTAGTCCCCAAATTTGTTGACACCGACGTGTTTCGGGCCTCTGGGGAAGAATGGCAAAAGTCCTGGAATCTAGCCCTGCACCTGCAAATGCACGGAAGTGAGAgcctggaggaggagcgatATGGAGGGGTCTACGGGGAGTAGATGCTGATGAAGATATAGGTCAACTTCAAGTTCATCACGCAGCGGCAAACCAGATGCCGCACGCAACGCCGATTCGTCGGAGCTATGGACACGAAGGTCATTGAGATGTATGATGACTTGTCAAGGTTCAAAGCACTAGGGGATCTGCGTACCAGTGAACGAGTCTTTCAGTCGTACGCTGTCCTCAACAATAACATCTACGAAAAGAAGCGCTTGAATGAGTGCATGCCCGAATTTGGCGAGCGAAACGTAGCCTGCAATGACGCACTGAAGAACCAGCGCTCGTGTATCGAGCCGTTCCTCTTCACTTGCCATCAAATGCTCGTTTCTTTCTTATGCAAGACGAGTGGAACATCGCGGTTGATTCACGTTTTCCGTGGCTTTTTGAATACAGGGTCGATGAAATATCGGCTGGTATGGTGAGCGATGTCAACAGCATCGTAAACGTGTGAACACCCACCGACAGTGTTTCTTTTTGGGCTGATCTTCACTGATATGGAGACAAGCACGAAGCTGTGATGCGGGGACTCGAAGAGCAGCCAGGTTGTGCAGAATCATCTCACCATCAACCTCCGCCTCATCGCTGACTACCACGCGTAGGAGGTCACGACTGTCGGCGACTCCTTCACGGTCGCTACTAAGGATGTGTTGATGGCGGCGAAGTTGTCGCTGACCGTCCAACTAGAGCTGATGTGGATGGCGACAATTGCAGCAGGATTTACTACGATGGTCGACTATACCGAGGATGGTGGCGGTTCGCAGAACTGGGATGGCCGCACGCGCAGCGTGCGGATCGGCTTCGAGCACTGTATGGGTACTACGACCACATATGACGCCATTCATCGGCGCTACCGCTACAACACGACAGGTGTAAATCGCTGCGTCTGCATCGAGGCTGTCGCGTGTGAAGTGCAAAGCTTACACTCTCACGAGAGTTTCAAGCACCTGAAGTCTATCCGAGAGTTTCATGACGAGCCTTGTCTGTACATCTTTCATAGCACTAGGCTCACAACCTCTCCCCGAAGGCTGATAGGCGTAGCTTGAACCACTCCATAGCGGTGAAGGATATCTGTCTGGTGCCCTTTAAAGGCCTGGCTGAGTCAGTACGCCTTGTttcgctggtgctgcgctgtcTCGCCAGGCGGCAGCTTGTGAACAAGATCACGAGGGTATCTTGTGAGTGTagtgcctctgccgccgcccccgctATTCTTGCTTCTCCTGTAGTCTAACACCTCCTTTTGTTTATTTCTACCACTACCTTTCATTGCCCCTAGTCACGAAGGATACTGCAGCGTAGCATCCAGGCATCGGTGCCTgctctgtgtggggaggccTAGCCGCCTCTCTATCCCTGCGAAAAGCCGAGCCccttctggtggtggcagggccaAGCGCCTACAATATAGGGACTCCAGAGCGATGCATAACTTCTGATGTGGGTGGCCAGTCCCTGGAGGGCGTGGTGTCGGAGCGATCCGCGTCAGTGGGCACGCTTATGCCATTCGTATTGTATGCAGAGTGTCATCGGAACTCGAACGCATCTCGCCCGACCCTCAGTGCCTACTGGTGCGGTGCGCTTAGGCCACCCCAAGGGATGCACCACGTGGTGACCAACACGATAggcgcggctgtgaggcgacctgcggagcaAGAGGTAAGTGGGCGTGGTTTGATGCAGTGGCCAAGTTCAGATGACAGGGTGAGCTCATTGCTGTGGTACACGTCTAGTGCTGCTTTGCGTCAGTGGATtggcctgtggcaggccgggtgGAGAGTGATGGCATAACTCATATTGCATGGTGTAGCAGTCCCGCCGAAAGAAAAATGTATGTACCCCCGCATCTCTCCCAGCTCGTGACCCCACACtaaagggagaaagaaaagagggcagCCAAAGTGATGCTGTAGTGTGCGGGTGAGCAGCCAGATAACGGCTTACTGTGATAGTGCTCACTGTTAGTGATGGTAGAGCTTTTCGCCCCCACAACGATGGACTTTGCAGCACAGTAAGCCTTGTGGAACGTCCTCGCTCCGCATGTCCCACCTCCAGTTCCCGCTCACTAGAAGATCGCGCCCATCTTCATCACGTGCATGCTTGTCGGTCTGTTAAATCCTAATTCACACTGTGcagctctcctctttttgtCGATCCCTCGTGTTTGCCATCTCATGTTGAGGagacacatgcgcacgcGAGGGTCTTGCTTGCGTAGAAtccctcctctttgcttTTTCGCAGGTGCTTAGGACGCTCTCTGGTGTGCGGGAAGAAAATGAAGCAACCGCACTGGTCAACATGGCGGGTGTATCTTCCAGGTCTGTTCGTGATGTCGATGTTTAGCGTTGTGGTTTACTTCAGTCGCACACGCTCCGATGTTGTCAAATACGGTTACGATTTTGTGCCCATTTACTCTGAGGACGGCAAGCTCGAGGGCTTCACACATCCTGTGCTTGTGAAAGCGGGCAACCAGTACCGTGAGatggaagagcagcagagtGTGCGATGACAGCGTGGCCTTATCTTTAACGCACGCTCCACTTTTTGCCGATGAAGCCGAATCTGTTGATAGTGGAGATATGGGGTGGTTGTTAAATTCCGTACACATATCGCCTACCCTGTACGCCTGTTTGTCTGTATGCGCCTAGCGGAAGAAggtgtgtttttctttgtcttGTAGAGGCAGCGCTCTCTCCGTTCCGGGCTATCATAGGGCGTCCTCTAGCTGGCGGAAGTCCATCTGCTTGCTTTCCCCATGTCGTTCGCAGTGATATTGAGTCGGCTCCCGCTGCTGTGTGCaactgtgtgcgtgggtatCACGGACACATGCTTTCCGGTGATAAAGAATGAATACGCTAAAAGACGCTTTCTCTTGCGCCACCTGGCCGGAAGAACTGGAAGGAGGCCATGGGACGACAAGAGCGACAAAAACAGCCAACAGACTCTCATTACTATGTGGAGCTGGCGATGAGGGGAAACTTCTCCCTTGACGTCTGCCGCGCTCGGTACTGAGTTGCGTTGTATGCTATATCGCCTAATGCAACTAGAGGCGGAACTCGGATGCGATTACCCTTCACTGTTTTTCTTTACAAACATGTTTCCTTCACTTGTGCTGTTatttgtgtgcgtgcgtgcgtgtgtgtgcgtgtatttTCTTGCGATCGATCGGTCCGCTGACGCGTACTCGAACGAGAGGTATTTACATACCCTCGTCAGAAGCTGCCCATTTCCCCTTTTGTGTTTGCTTGCCCCCATACATTTATCATCTCCTGCGCTTTGGAAGGCACTGTGCGTGTTTTCGCGGTAGCTGTTATTTCCTTTGTCCGACTCCTGAGCTGCACGTCTCGATTCCTCTCACTTCCATTTGGCGTTCACCATCGCATAGCTCTAAGGTGACTGCTGCTCCCTCTCAGTGAAGTACCAAAGATGTCTATTATGTCATACAGCGGTGGCTCGGTGATGGCCATGGCGGGAAAGGAGTGCTTCGTCATCATCTCGGATAAACGACTTGGCGAACAGCTGAAGACTATCTCTATGGAGGTACCCAAGCTGCACATTGTTAACGACAGCGTCGTATACGGCCTCACTGGTCTGCGTACAGACCAGCAAACCTTTGCAAACAAGGTTGAGTTTCGCATCAATATGTacaagctgcgcgaggagcgcGATATTACTGGCAAGGCGTTCGCTGCAATGATTGAGTCTATGCTGTACGAGGCGCGTTTCGGACCATGGTTCGTGGAGCCGGTTATCGGCAGCATAGATAAGACGACGGGCGAGGTGTACCTATGCGCTACCGATCTCATCGGTGCCCCGTGCGAGCCGGAAGACTATGTCTGCgctggcaccgctgctgagaGCTTGCACGGCATGTGCGAGGCTCTCTGGCGCCCGGGCATGTCCCCGGAG contains the following coding sequences:
- a CDS encoding putative proteasome beta 3 subunit codes for the protein MSIMSYSGGSVMAMAGKECFVIISDKRLGEQLKTISMEVPKLHIVNDSVVYGLTGLRTDQQTFANKVEFRINMYKLREERDITGKAFAAMIESMLYEARFGPWFVEPVIGSIDKTTGEVYLCATDLIGAPCEPEDYVCAGTAAESLHGMCEALWRPGMSPEEVFEIAAQAMLSACDRDSLSGYGAVALIVTKEKIITRLIKGRKD